In the genome of Mycteria americana isolate JAX WOST 10 ecotype Jacksonville Zoo and Gardens chromosome 7, USCA_MyAme_1.0, whole genome shotgun sequence, one region contains:
- the ATP6V1G3 gene encoding V-type proton ATPase subunit G 3: protein MTSQSQGIQQLLQAEKRAKDKLEEAKKRKGKRLKQAKEEAIAEIDHYRLQREKEFRNKQTNVMGSQGNLSAKIEEQTTETIQNLTSSYHKNMESVMKKLLSTICDINPEVHPNFRHAV from the exons ATGACTAGCCAGTCTCAGGGAatccagcagcttctgcaggcaGAAAAACGTGCCAAGGACAAACTGGAGGAAGCCAAAAAAC gaaagggaaagaggctGAAGCAGGCCAAAGAAGAAGCCATAGCCGAGATAGACCACTACCGGTTacagagggagaaagaatttaggaacaagcaaacaaat GTAATGGGCTCCCAAGGTAACCTCTCTGCTAAAATAGAAGAGCAAACAACAGAAACGATCCAAAACCTCACCAGCAGCTACCACAAGAACATGGAGAGCGTGATGAAAAAGCTTTTGAGCACGATATGTGACATCAACCCTGAAGTTCACCCAAACTTCAGACACGCAGTTTAA